The Microcystis panniformis FACHB-1757 region GACACCAACACCCGCATAGGTGAGCATAGAAACATCATTAAAATTATCACCGATCGCCATAACGTTTTGCGGTTGTAATCCTAGGATATCTTCGGCCAAAAATTGGGTGGCGCTTCCCTTGGTAGCCTCAACGTGGGTAACTTCAAAAAAAGTCGGACTCGATTGGGTAAAGTATAAATCTTGATTTTGATAGCGTTGCTGTAAATGATGCCAAATCTCGGCGATAAATTGCTTATCTTCCCCCATGGCCAGGATTTTAGTGGTTTTGTGGGCAACTTTGCGTAAATCTCCCACTGCTTCGGCAATAATACCCGATCGCTGCCGATAGAATTCGGTTTCCGCATTTAATTGCCGCACATAAAGCACATCGTCCATATAAAAATTAAGGGAGATTTTCTCCTTCCATTGGGGTTGTTCGA contains the following coding sequences:
- a CDS encoding Cof-type HAD-IIB family hydrolase, translated to MDIRLIVVDVDGTIAGDNNQVNPAVVQAVSAVQKKGIPVAIGTGRMYRSALRFHKRLKSTLPLIAYNGAWIQDPVSQVHHRHTPISPDLAIDLLDYLEQPQWKEKISLNFYMDDVLYVRQLNAETEFYRQRSGIIAEAVGDLRKVAHKTTKILAMGEDKQFIAEIWHHLQQRYQNQDLYFTQSSPTFFEVTHVEATKGSATQFLAEDILGLQPQNVMAIGDNFNDVSMLTYAGVGVAMGNAPQAVKDQADWVAPSVNLNGVAAALEKFVLI